One genomic region from Jilunia laotingensis encodes:
- a CDS encoding GLUG motif-containing protein, whose translation MRKITFLWIFLLQGILVTWAQEKISTLPAIEMKGILAGTPQEKVKAADIPGAMITTHRIKTNAPTVSASDFEGTYMQISEDRDGTETGYALEISATDNTTLSISNFWNGDKTIKAILHPEDNTIKIDPQEISVHPTYGSIFIYSYDFKTNTYNPNVPVMGIVKDGAITFDSWIALINEGEYKSYSLGIYKGSELTLPNSNMTETSLTSKDEEETLVYPILLKQINANTLAMYNTSNIGVKIDIQLNPDKTFTIPPQVFLANSLYGSFICYPLKKVSGTNPQFDRNQTITGKTAGSDLSWENWGVYSPSSGMLLGVYKSSVLNTLLEIDYPKPVEANFEGKGTPESPYLIKTMEDLYIFSETVNADKTLVDDHTSSYAGKYFRLETDLDASTLTTTLHPIGCNATQRFAGVFDGNNKTIRNLTMKEGMGYSALFGNIGSEGVVKNLRLENYTCETLGYYGAGIAGYAYGRIENCQVEGTILSESTYSGGIAGYSDTADIINCSFKGTMTGGDYMGGIVGTSFGNIRKCWADATITFANTGSFTSCGGITSAMYGTKADIKISDCYFTGQIKALNNEYTVGGIAGCTKVTKIVRCFNTGTITGTGASVNMGGILGYIWDSTVQDCYNSGMIADAYSERVSGIVGNTLDMKEEEKSLIENCYNTGIIYTKSKEESCYIIGRTLPAVTIKNSFYDQQILAVPSTTYGISTAQLTDAKGIKDFDASVWNFTAGHYPRLKGIDENNAAYLSAACLSLDKMGTAKEVRRDFTLTTDNQIQWKAVLNEYFGNNGHGFSIEGNKGVLNGEVTQDTIFAFNADNKFKYYILSISPVRWKGEGTADDPFLIGNKEDMMNLAVATNDAKQTFNGSHFKMTADIDMEYDENFTGLGKDNTGKIQFGGIFDGNGHTLSKIKINSIAFDDNGKINTNGSRKFTGFIGCLAESGVIRNLTIAADCDFNMYSNAGAIAGYSYGLIENCKNYATVKGYMNYIGGIVGYNGPSGRIRNCFNSGTVYSGSEAVGGITGASNGIVESCQNTGLVSALPLSITYKAGSQGSAGGIAGLNSGIIRNVLNTGKVATYDNVSGIVGGTQKVSGSGGSVINAINYGEIEIWYDRSTSGQIIGDNSGATETTNNYYDIQIQALAAVNNQKRENNNGVNTKDLIAGKLALPDSAWIQKENMYPMLIAFKNEPQAQLDARAAIVLDTASSLANISKEGGKLQNSSEIQWQLTKKAFFRIEEGTLKVTMPTDQVVTDTLVATYNNVKRMIPIRALYNILEGKGTQEEPWLIRTPNDMAKLSDFVHKTGHEYRGEYFKVMEDLDFEGMEYTPVAFENKIFQGYFDGNGKTLKNITYAIADSTTVQERGLFGVVGADGTIANLTLSNCKFQTYKKCGAFAGGLYGKIINCVNDHTDVLTTGLMYAGGIAGFGYDGASIENCKNSGNVTAGSVGAGGMLGSSEEGQLVKILSCSNEGTISVKSSQAGGIVGRAMAYISDCHNTANIKISSSNAGGIAGNLLTGSYVGKCYNTASIISNTFAGGIVGTVGNHTTDAPFILEDCYNTGEVSTTYTLKSTTYAGGIAGKTGNASIVRNCYNKAPILANTSYAGGIVGTIAGTVADPSRIEDCYNAKEGLITANESYAGGIAGSAANTILLRTYNEADITAHGNTALNYTGGIVGNCTGSVEKSWNSGTITVEFGLAGGIAGNGTGTIDRCYNRGEVISQGTVAKKSVSAGGILGKGKSVLTNCYNTAKVSGLSEVGGIIGTTVAGTKSETGTSVTACYNLGEVAATSADSLGNIVGLAAKFTEVSSSFYDKNLCNTYVLDTCATALTTAEMVEAPLGDAFKYSVATYPRIDAFENDAAANFHATLILFAEGDEMNDVKKPIQIGTPEGVEWTASSNLAIDGNTVTLKNSVIGEEAVITLTAGDLQKAYKLILNGEPVGIGNTETSKVILSRTYYTTDGIRVAEPVKGRIIIEKRIYEDGTSETVKVWTED comes from the coding sequence ATGAGAAAGATTACATTTCTTTGGATATTCCTGTTACAAGGGATATTAGTGACTTGGGCGCAAGAGAAAATCTCTACGCTACCTGCAATCGAGATGAAAGGAATCTTAGCAGGTACTCCACAGGAAAAGGTTAAAGCAGCCGACATTCCTGGTGCAATGATAACCACGCACCGCATCAAAACGAATGCACCTACGGTTTCCGCCTCCGATTTCGAAGGTACATACATGCAAATCAGTGAAGACCGTGATGGCACGGAAACAGGTTATGCCCTTGAGATCAGTGCTACGGATAATACGACTTTATCCATCAGTAATTTCTGGAACGGTGATAAGACAATAAAAGCCATTCTCCATCCGGAAGATAATACGATAAAGATTGATCCACAGGAGATTTCCGTTCATCCCACCTACGGTAGTATCTTTATATACAGCTATGATTTCAAGACAAATACCTACAACCCTAACGTACCGGTCATGGGTATTGTCAAAGACGGAGCAATCACTTTCGATTCCTGGATCGCCCTTATCAACGAAGGAGAATACAAAAGTTACAGTCTAGGCATATATAAAGGATCGGAACTTACCCTTCCCAATAGTAACATGACGGAAACATCCCTCACGTCTAAAGATGAGGAAGAGACCCTTGTTTATCCGATACTCCTGAAACAGATAAATGCGAATACACTTGCCATGTATAATACATCGAATATCGGTGTGAAAATCGACATACAGTTAAACCCGGATAAGACCTTTACCATTCCTCCCCAAGTCTTTCTGGCAAATTCTCTGTATGGCAGTTTCATCTGTTATCCGCTGAAGAAGGTTTCCGGAACCAATCCCCAGTTCGACCGCAATCAAACGATTACCGGAAAAACAGCGGGATCAGACCTGAGTTGGGAAAACTGGGGAGTATACAGTCCGTCATCAGGAATGCTACTGGGAGTATACAAATCTTCCGTTTTGAATACTCTTCTGGAAATAGATTACCCCAAGCCTGTCGAAGCAAATTTTGAAGGGAAAGGTACTCCGGAGAGTCCGTATCTGATCAAAACGATGGAAGATCTCTATATCTTCTCGGAAACGGTGAATGCAGACAAGACATTAGTCGATGACCATACCAGCAGCTATGCCGGGAAGTATTTCCGTTTGGAAACCGACCTGGATGCATCCACACTCACCACTACCCTTCATCCTATCGGCTGTAACGCCACACAACGCTTTGCGGGAGTTTTTGATGGAAACAATAAAACGATCAGAAACCTGACAATGAAGGAAGGGATGGGTTATTCCGCCTTATTCGGAAATATCGGTTCGGAAGGAGTCGTAAAGAACCTGAGACTGGAGAACTACACTTGCGAAACCCTCGGATATTATGGGGCAGGCATTGCCGGATATGCTTACGGAAGAATCGAAAATTGTCAGGTCGAAGGCACTATTCTTTCCGAAAGCACCTATTCGGGAGGGATTGCCGGATACTCCGACACCGCAGACATCATCAACTGCTCCTTCAAAGGAACCATGACGGGAGGTGATTATATGGGAGGCATCGTAGGCACTTCTTTCGGCAATATCAGAAAGTGCTGGGCAGATGCAACTATCACCTTTGCGAACACCGGATCGTTTACGTCATGCGGAGGTATCACAAGTGCCATGTACGGCACCAAAGCCGATATAAAAATCAGTGACTGTTATTTCACGGGACAGATCAAGGCACTCAACAACGAATATACGGTGGGAGGTATCGCTGGATGTACCAAAGTGACCAAGATCGTACGGTGCTTCAATACGGGTACAATAACCGGGACCGGTGCTTCCGTCAACATGGGAGGTATATTAGGTTATATCTGGGATAGTACGGTTCAAGATTGCTACAACAGCGGTATGATAGCCGATGCCTACTCCGAACGGGTAAGCGGCATCGTAGGAAACACGCTGGACATGAAAGAGGAAGAGAAATCATTGATAGAGAACTGTTACAATACAGGAATCATTTACACGAAAAGTAAAGAAGAATCCTGTTACATCATCGGGCGGACCCTTCCCGCCGTAACCATCAAGAACAGCTTCTACGACCAACAAATCCTGGCTGTACCGTCCACGACCTATGGCATTTCAACCGCACAACTCACGGATGCCAAAGGCATAAAAGACTTTGATGCTTCTGTATGGAACTTTACGGCAGGACACTATCCCCGCTTGAAAGGCATTGACGAGAATAATGCGGCATACCTGTCGGCAGCTTGCCTCTCTCTGGACAAGATGGGTACAGCCAAAGAAGTCCGCAGGGATTTCACACTGACCACGGACAATCAGATTCAATGGAAAGCCGTTTTGAACGAATACTTCGGGAATAACGGTCACGGTTTCTCCATCGAAGGCAACAAAGGGGTGCTGAATGGAGAAGTCACTCAGGACACGATATTTGCCTTCAACGCAGATAATAAATTCAAATACTATATCTTGTCCATATCTCCTGTCCGCTGGAAAGGAGAAGGCACAGCCGATGACCCGTTCCTTATTGGGAACAAAGAAGATATGATGAACCTGGCTGTTGCAACCAATGATGCCAAACAGACGTTCAATGGTTCACACTTCAAGATGACGGCTGATATCGACATGGAATATGATGAGAACTTCACCGGACTGGGAAAAGATAACACCGGAAAAATACAGTTCGGAGGTATCTTTGACGGGAACGGGCATACGCTCTCCAAAATAAAAATCAATTCCATCGCCTTTGATGACAACGGGAAGATCAACACCAACGGCTCCCGGAAATTTACGGGCTTCATCGGATGCCTAGCTGAGTCGGGTGTGATCAGGAATCTGACCATAGCTGCCGATTGCGATTTCAACATGTACTCCAATGCCGGAGCCATAGCAGGATATAGCTACGGACTGATCGAAAACTGTAAGAATTACGCCACGGTGAAAGGATACATGAACTATATTGGTGGAATCGTTGGCTATAACGGGCCTTCGGGAAGAATACGAAACTGTTTCAATTCCGGTACCGTCTACTCCGGTTCGGAAGCAGTCGGTGGAATAACCGGTGCAAGCAACGGCATCGTGGAAAGCTGCCAGAACACCGGACTTGTCAGCGCACTTCCGCTCAGCATTACTTATAAAGCCGGCTCACAAGGTTCAGCGGGCGGCATCGCTGGCTTGAACAGCGGCATTATAAGAAACGTACTCAATACGGGAAAAGTAGCTACCTATGACAACGTAAGCGGTATCGTCGGTGGCACACAGAAAGTAAGCGGTTCGGGCGGTTCGGTCATCAACGCAATTAACTACGGAGAGATAGAGATCTGGTACGACAGAAGCACCTCCGGTCAGATTATAGGCGACAACTCGGGAGCGACTGAAACCACCAACAATTATTATGACATTCAGATACAGGCATTAGCTGCCGTAAACAATCAAAAGAGAGAGAACAACAACGGTGTGAATACCAAAGACCTAATTGCCGGAAAACTGGCTCTGCCCGATTCGGCATGGATACAAAAAGAGAATATGTATCCCATGCTGATTGCTTTCAAAAACGAGCCACAAGCCCAACTGGATGCACGTGCTGCTATCGTATTGGACACTGCAAGCAGCCTTGCCAATATCAGTAAAGAAGGGGGTAAACTACAAAACTCCTCTGAAATACAATGGCAACTGACTAAAAAGGCTTTCTTCCGGATTGAAGAAGGGACACTGAAAGTCACGATGCCTACGGATCAGGTGGTAACAGACACTTTAGTGGCGACCTATAATAACGTAAAACGTATGATTCCCATCCGGGCACTTTACAACATCCTTGAAGGCAAAGGTACTCAAGAAGAGCCTTGGTTGATCCGGACTCCCAATGACATGGCGAAGTTGTCCGATTTCGTCCATAAGACGGGGCATGAGTACCGAGGAGAGTATTTCAAGGTAATGGAAGACCTTGACTTTGAAGGTATGGAGTATACTCCAGTTGCTTTTGAGAACAAAATATTCCAAGGATACTTCGATGGTAACGGCAAGACCCTGAAGAACATCACGTATGCCATCGCAGATTCTACAACGGTACAAGAAAGAGGGCTATTCGGGGTAGTAGGTGCTGACGGTACGATCGCCAACCTTACCCTGTCGAATTGCAAGTTCCAGACTTACAAGAAATGCGGAGCGTTCGCTGGAGGATTATACGGTAAGATCATCAACTGTGTAAACGATCATACGGACGTACTCACGACAGGTCTTATGTATGCAGGTGGTATTGCCGGATTCGGTTATGACGGTGCCAGTATCGAAAACTGCAAAAACAGCGGCAATGTGACGGCTGGAAGTGTAGGTGCCGGAGGCATGTTGGGTAGTTCTGAAGAAGGTCAGTTAGTCAAGATCCTTTCTTGCAGCAACGAAGGTACGATCAGCGTCAAGAGTTCCCAAGCGGGAGGTATCGTTGGCCGGGCAATGGCATACATTTCGGACTGCCATAACACAGCCAATATCAAAATCTCATCGTCCAATGCAGGCGGTATTGCGGGAAATCTGTTAACCGGTTCGTACGTAGGTAAATGCTACAACACAGCCAGCATCATTTCCAATACTTTTGCCGGTGGCATCGTCGGAACAGTCGGGAATCATACCACTGATGCCCCGTTTATTCTGGAAGACTGTTACAATACCGGTGAAGTATCGACAACCTATACGCTGAAATCAACCACCTATGCAGGAGGAATCGCTGGAAAGACCGGGAACGCTTCTATCGTACGCAACTGTTACAATAAAGCACCCATTCTGGCAAATACTTCCTATGCAGGCGGAATCGTAGGAACGATCGCAGGAACAGTTGCCGATCCTTCCCGCATAGAAGATTGCTACAATGCCAAAGAAGGTTTGATCACCGCCAATGAAAGTTATGCCGGAGGTATTGCAGGGAGTGCCGCCAATACCATCCTCCTGAGAACTTACAATGAAGCCGACATCACAGCGCATGGAAACACGGCTCTCAATTATACAGGGGGTATCGTGGGGAATTGTACGGGTTCTGTAGAAAAGTCATGGAACAGCGGTACGATAACTGTCGAATTCGGTTTGGCAGGCGGGATTGCCGGAAACGGCACGGGTACTATCGACCGTTGCTACAACCGAGGTGAAGTGATCAGTCAGGGAACGGTTGCCAAGAAGAGTGTCAGTGCAGGCGGTATCCTAGGTAAAGGCAAATCCGTACTTACCAACTGTTACAATACAGCCAAAGTATCCGGTCTCAGCGAAGTAGGCGGGATTATAGGAACCACCGTTGCCGGTACTAAGTCGGAAACAGGTACGAGCGTTACTGCTTGCTACAATCTGGGTGAAGTCGCAGCGACTTCCGCAGACAGCCTAGGAAACATTGTCGGTCTTGCCGCAAAGTTCACCGAAGTCAGTTCGTCTTTCTACGATAAGAACTTATGCAATACGTACGTCCTCGATACTTGTGCCACCGCCCTGACCACCGCAGAGATGGTGGAAGCACCATTGGGAGATGCGTTCAAATACAGCGTAGCCACTTATCCGCGCATCGATGCATTCGAGAATGATGCTGCAGCCAACTTCCATGCCACCTTGATACTCTTTGCCGAAGGTGATGAAATGAATGACGTCAAAAAGCCCATCCAAATAGGAACCCCCGAGGGTGTGGAATGGACTGCCTCTTCCAATCTCGCAATTGATGGGAACACCGTCACGTTAAAGAATTCCGTAATCGGTGAAGAAGCTGTAATTACTTTAACAGCCGGTGATCTACAGAAGGCTTATAAGTTAATATTAAACGGTGAACCGGTAGGCATCGGCAATACTGAAACGTCTAAAGTCATCCTGAGCCGTACGTATTATACGACCGATGGTATCCGTGTAGCCGAACCGGTGAAAGGCAGGATCATCATAGAAAAACGTATCTATGAAGACGGGACTTCCGAAACCGTAAAAGTATGGACTGAAGACTAG
- a CDS encoding M6 family metalloprotease domain-containing protein, translating to MKHSRRFAKQGVLSLALWLFLSCWMTTLQAVPAKRIVRTVMQPDGSTISTVLQGDELFHYLSTTDGIMIQKAPDGFMKYATVNSRGLLSAGEFIAHDPTERTEAETAYIEKIDNTRIENAVTQMRSRPYMPPWQTEAQKSKFPNQGTVKGLIILAQYQDVKFSDGNTNQEFHDMMNVEGYSKNGASGSARDYFMDQSSGLFTPEFDVVGPVTLPKKMSYYGANSYTGQDQNPAEMVVDACYIADTLLNVDFSQYDFDDDGKVDLVFIIYAGYAEAQGGPANSIWPHAWTLENAKIRNVRMDGKLINSYACTAELSGSTGTTMDGIGTFCHEFSHCLGLPDIYDTRYSGLVGMGAWSLMDYGAYNNRSRTPAGYSAYERYSVGWLTPTELTEPQRNLQLSPMNTTNKAYMIRSDENPDEYYTIENRQNTGWDKHLPGHGMVIVHVDYVPSIWEDNVVNSATSKYAHLQIVPADNELVDFTGDAFPGKNKNTAFADDTRPAAKLNTGEYLGKPISKIEEKDGIITFDFMYYVATPVAQEATDIEGDHFTAHWTPVKLATEYTLKVAAGRTGKAAIKEDFSKCIEGSIEVPDGQDIASSLDKYTSTPQWTGEEIYQAGGYCRIGSKESQGKLITPLLDFSGEKEFTLCCNAIGSKNLFNGFEFGILDTNGNVLQSKIVIMNTKEQKIYWILNVEGQTGYVYIKTKAPAYFNEISIYNGNVRESLEKEEPLPEPEEFSKEIKGITETSCVVTGLKGNKRYIYNVIAQSGEETSALSNKVMLQTTEFSGIASASATDREVHTQKGAVRFVTDSAETVRICTISGMPVYSGTSHEGANNIPLPEGLYILSIGTERYKILIL from the coding sequence ATGAAACATTCAAGAAGATTTGCAAAGCAGGGCGTACTATCCCTAGCTCTATGGCTGTTTCTTTCCTGCTGGATGACGACACTTCAAGCCGTACCCGCCAAAAGGATTGTCCGGACAGTGATGCAACCCGATGGTTCAACCATCAGCACAGTCTTACAGGGCGATGAACTTTTTCATTACCTGAGTACCACTGACGGGATCATGATACAGAAGGCCCCCGACGGATTCATGAAATACGCCACCGTCAACTCCCGGGGATTACTTTCCGCGGGCGAATTCATCGCACATGATCCCACCGAAAGGACCGAAGCCGAAACAGCCTATATCGAAAAGATAGATAACACCCGCATAGAAAATGCCGTGACCCAAATGCGCAGCCGTCCTTACATGCCCCCATGGCAAACGGAAGCCCAAAAATCCAAATTCCCCAATCAGGGAACGGTCAAAGGACTTATTATCCTGGCGCAATACCAGGACGTGAAGTTCTCCGATGGGAACACCAATCAGGAATTTCACGATATGATGAACGTCGAAGGCTATTCCAAGAACGGAGCCAGCGGAAGCGCGCGCGATTATTTCATGGATCAATCATCCGGATTGTTCACCCCCGAATTCGATGTTGTCGGCCCTGTTACCCTTCCCAAGAAAATGAGCTATTACGGGGCAAACAGTTATACAGGACAAGATCAGAACCCCGCAGAAATGGTTGTGGACGCTTGCTATATAGCCGATACATTATTAAACGTGGACTTCTCCCAATACGATTTCGATGATGATGGGAAAGTGGATCTCGTTTTCATCATCTACGCAGGATATGCAGAAGCACAGGGAGGCCCTGCCAACAGCATATGGCCCCACGCATGGACATTGGAAAATGCCAAGATCAGAAATGTCCGGATGGACGGCAAACTGATCAACAGTTATGCCTGTACAGCCGAGCTGAGCGGCAGCACCGGAACAACGATGGATGGCATCGGAACATTCTGCCACGAGTTCAGCCATTGCCTGGGACTACCGGACATTTACGATACCCGTTATAGCGGACTGGTCGGCATGGGAGCCTGGAGTCTGATGGACTACGGTGCCTATAATAACAGATCGAGAACACCTGCCGGATATTCAGCCTACGAACGGTACAGTGTGGGATGGTTAACCCCTACTGAACTGACGGAACCGCAGAGAAACCTTCAACTCTCTCCGATGAATACCACCAACAAGGCATACATGATACGATCGGACGAAAACCCCGATGAGTATTATACGATCGAGAACCGCCAGAACACCGGATGGGACAAGCACCTTCCGGGGCATGGAATGGTCATCGTACATGTCGATTATGTACCCTCCATATGGGAGGACAATGTAGTGAACAGTGCCACTTCTAAATATGCCCACCTCCAGATAGTCCCGGCAGACAACGAATTGGTTGACTTTACAGGCGATGCCTTCCCCGGCAAAAACAAGAACACGGCTTTTGCAGACGATACCCGTCCGGCAGCAAAGCTCAATACCGGTGAATATCTCGGCAAACCGATCAGCAAAATAGAAGAAAAGGACGGTATCATCACTTTCGACTTCATGTATTATGTAGCCACTCCGGTTGCCCAGGAGGCAACAGACATTGAAGGCGACCATTTTACCGCCCATTGGACACCTGTGAAGTTAGCCACCGAGTATACCCTGAAAGTCGCGGCAGGCAGGACGGGAAAAGCCGCTATCAAGGAAGACTTTTCCAAATGTATCGAAGGAAGCATAGAAGTACCGGACGGACAGGACATCGCTTCCTCTCTGGACAAATACACCTCAACCCCGCAATGGACAGGCGAAGAGATCTATCAGGCGGGAGGCTATTGCCGGATCGGCAGCAAAGAGTCGCAAGGGAAACTGATCACACCTTTGTTGGACTTCTCCGGAGAAAAAGAGTTCACCCTATGCTGTAACGCCATCGGAAGCAAGAATCTATTCAACGGATTTGAATTCGGCATTTTAGATACGAACGGGAACGTCTTGCAAAGCAAGATCGTAATAATGAACACCAAAGAGCAAAAGATATACTGGATACTCAATGTCGAAGGACAGACAGGTTACGTTTATATCAAAACTAAAGCGCCCGCCTATTTCAATGAAATAAGCATTTACAACGGAAATGTAAGGGAATCGTTGGAAAAGGAAGAGCCGCTGCCCGAACCGGAAGAATTCAGCAAAGAGATAAAAGGAATCACCGAAACCTCCTGTGTGGTAACCGGACTAAAAGGCAATAAGAGATACATCTACAACGTGATTGCCCAATCCGGAGAAGAAACCTCGGCATTGTCCAACAAGGTGATGCTTCAGACCACGGAATTCTCTGGCATCGCGTCCGCATCAGCTACCGACAGAGAAGTACATACGCAAAAAGGAGCCGTACGCTTTGTCACAGACAGTGCGGAAACAGTGCGTATCTGCACGATTAGCGGTATGCCTGTATATTCAGGTACCAGCCACGAAGGGGCAAACAACATTCCATTACCCGAAGGGCTGTATATCCTGAGCATCGGAACAGAACGGTATAAAATATTAATTCTGTAA
- a CDS encoding heavy metal translocating P-type ATPase — translation MGCNCCNHSGCQPEKKKNEYLPGIISLSMLIAGMLINHFGGFVWRGSALIWYTAAYLPVGLPVLREAFNRLRQGEFFNEFMLMGIATIGAFCIGEYPEGVAVMLFYAIGEAFQDRAVGNAKRNIKALLDVRPATATVIREDRPEMVSPETVRVGEVIEVKSGERVPLDGHLLSKQAAFNTSALTGESRPRNIREGETVLAGMIATDRVVRIAVSKPFNDSALARILTLVQEANERKAPAELFIRRFARIYTPIVTGLAVLIVLLPFLYSLGVPGFEYVFKDWLYRSLVFLVISCPCALVVSIPLGYFGGIGAASRAGILFKGGNYLDAITQVNTVVFDKTGTLTKGVFEVQKIESELSSDEKLLQYVASAEGQSTHPIAKAICEYAGKKGIDLLPVADAKEIAGHGLQVRIGDQEVLVGSPRLLVRYDIAFPATLNRSPDTVVVCATNGKYAGYLLLSDTPKEDAIKAINALKALNIDNIQILSGDKQAIVSKLGEELGVSQAYGDLLPEGKVAHIEALKAVPGNRIAFVGDGINDAPVLAMSQVGIAMGGLGSDAAIETADVVIQNDQPSKVATAIRIGKATKRIVWENILLAFGVKLAVLSLGAIGMATMWEAVFADVGVALLAILNAIRIQKKEF, via the coding sequence ATGGGATGTAATTGTTGCAATCATTCCGGTTGCCAACCGGAAAAGAAAAAGAATGAATATCTTCCGGGGATCATCAGCCTTTCGATGCTGATAGCCGGAATGCTGATTAACCATTTCGGAGGGTTTGTCTGGAGGGGAAGTGCCCTTATCTGGTATACGGCCGCCTATCTTCCGGTTGGCCTCCCGGTATTGCGGGAAGCGTTCAACAGGCTTCGCCAAGGCGAGTTTTTCAATGAATTCATGCTGATGGGCATTGCCACCATCGGTGCGTTTTGTATCGGGGAATATCCCGAAGGGGTGGCAGTCATGCTGTTCTATGCCATCGGGGAAGCCTTTCAGGACCGTGCCGTAGGAAATGCCAAACGGAATATTAAGGCATTGCTCGATGTGCGCCCTGCCACTGCAACCGTGATCCGGGAAGACAGACCGGAAATGGTTTCTCCCGAAACGGTACGGGTAGGAGAAGTCATCGAAGTCAAATCGGGAGAACGTGTCCCACTCGACGGCCACTTATTAAGCAAACAGGCAGCTTTCAATACTTCCGCTCTGACGGGCGAAAGCCGTCCGCGGAACATCCGCGAAGGAGAAACGGTATTAGCAGGGATGATCGCCACCGACCGGGTGGTCCGGATAGCCGTCAGTAAACCGTTCAACGACAGCGCGCTGGCCCGCATCCTTACACTGGTACAGGAAGCGAATGAACGGAAAGCTCCCGCTGAACTATTCATCCGCCGGTTTGCCCGCATCTATACCCCGATCGTCACCGGGCTGGCGGTACTGATCGTCCTGTTACCCTTCCTCTATTCACTGGGGGTGCCGGGATTCGAATATGTGTTCAAGGATTGGCTTTACCGCAGCCTTGTATTTCTGGTGATCTCCTGCCCTTGTGCCCTGGTAGTAAGCATCCCGCTGGGATATTTCGGAGGCATCGGTGCGGCATCGCGTGCAGGAATTCTGTTCAAGGGTGGAAACTATCTGGATGCCATCACTCAGGTCAACACGGTCGTTTTTGATAAGACGGGAACATTGACCAAAGGTGTCTTTGAAGTGCAGAAAATAGAGAGCGAGCTATCATCCGATGAAAAATTACTGCAATACGTCGCCTCTGCCGAAGGGCAAAGTACGCACCCGATAGCCAAAGCCATCTGCGAGTATGCCGGCAAAAAAGGGATAGACCTTCTTCCGGTGGCAGATGCCAAAGAGATAGCGGGACACGGCTTGCAGGTACGGATCGGTGATCAGGAAGTCTTGGTAGGCAGCCCGCGTCTGCTGGTACGTTATGACATCGCATTTCCTGCTACGTTGAACCGTTCACCGGACACAGTGGTCGTTTGTGCAACGAACGGGAAATATGCCGGCTACCTGTTGCTCTCCGACACGCCCAAAGAAGATGCAATAAAGGCTATCAATGCCTTGAAAGCATTAAATATTGATAATATACAGATCCTTTCCGGAGATAAACAGGCAATTGTTTCTAAATTAGGCGAAGAATTGGGGGTATCCCAAGCATACGGTGATCTGTTGCCGGAAGGAAAAGTAGCCCACATCGAAGCCTTGAAAGCTGTTCCGGGCAACCGGATTGCTTTCGTAGGGGACGGCATCAATGATGCGCCCGTACTTGCCATGAGTCAAGTGGGCATCGCGATGGGCGGATTGGGAAGCGATGCCGCCATCGAGACGGCAGACGTAGTCATACAGAACGACCAACCGTCAAAAGTAGCTACAGCGATCCGCATCGGCAAAGCCACAAAGCGCATCGTTTGGGAAAACATCTTACTGGCATTCGGTGTTAAATTGGCAGTACTGTCGTTGGGAGCTATCGGTATGGCTACCATGTGGGAAGCCGTCTTTGCCGATGTAGGTGTGGCTTTGCTCGCCATCCTGAACGCCATAAGGATACAGAAAAAGGAATTCTGA
- a CDS encoding Fur family transcriptional regulator, whose amino-acid sequence MEENIYLKKLAQRDIKPTAMRLLILRAMMQFERAFSLLDLETYLDTVDKSTLSRTINLFLKHHLIHGIDDGSGSLKYAVCGNECNCDIDDLHVHFYCTQCQKTYCLRNIHIPMVSLPQHFTADSINYVIKGLCDHCSH is encoded by the coding sequence ATGGAAGAAAACATTTATCTTAAAAAACTTGCACAACGGGACATCAAACCGACTGCGATGAGGCTATTGATACTCCGTGCCATGATGCAGTTCGAGCGCGCTTTCAGCTTGCTCGACTTGGAAACTTATCTGGATACGGTCGATAAATCCACACTTTCCCGCACCATCAATCTGTTCCTGAAACATCATCTCATACACGGCATAGATGATGGTTCAGGTTCACTAAAGTATGCCGTATGCGGGAACGAGTGCAATTGCGACATCGACGACCTCCATGTACACTTCTATTGCACCCAGTGTCAAAAGACGTATTGCCTGCGGAACATCCACATCCCGATGGTTTCGCTGCCGCAGCATTTCACGGCAGATAGCATCAACTATGTGATAAAGGGGTTATGTGACCATTGCTCGCATTGA